aaatgctgctttttaccACCTTCACTTAGTTTTCGCATCCAAAATTCTGCTTAACTCTGCACATGGAAGTTTTTTGACCTTTTAGAGAGAGGTTTTACAACTCAGTATCCGCAAACCACACAGACGCCCACAAATAAAAGACGCGCTTACGCTATAAAAATGGAAGCTGTCCAGCCCTCTTCAACAGAAGTGACAACATGCACATCATCAGCATGGTGAGTATTCTGTGTAACAGTGTTCTGTATATGTTGAAGATGAcaaagccagagacagaggtgatgatatgtgctttttaatgatgtttgataaaaataacTTGGAAATTCTTCAAATTATCAGCAGATAAATAAGTCAAGATtttgaacagtattttttttcacattttatgataagaaaacattacaaaaacaaagaaacagaatatatatgagtgaagtgaaaaatgtttgttgctttttggtttATAGTTTATACTGgaaaactgaataaaactttataactcatgaactttattattgtcttacagctggtgccagtactgtctgttcggttttaacacatggagacattaaaaaaaaatcacatctttAGTGGAACAACTCTAATTTAGGCTTACCTCTGTCCACAAATTAATACTAAGGCCTTAATGTGAATATCTGAGTCTCTAGTGGATGCTGGACAgtcattgttgcagtttgtcttagaaagaaacaagcacaggtgttggaaaagctcatactgaggttatatcagtgatcatctgttggctccagtgtcacacagtgatattgctgcttttgatcatcttgctgtgatattagcATTCTTCTATGAACCACATTAGTATTTGTACAAGTCAGAGTAGTATTGTGGGCTGTCCTAACTACTAGCTAATCCAGTCAGCTGTAGTGAAGCCAACAGCAGTAATAGctgtattaaaacacagagagcagtaatCGCGgtcctctcttcagctcctcttaGCGTtgccgctcctcctctccggtGTCCTCTGCGATGCTTCTGTGGAGGAATCCGTTCCCACCTACGAGCGCCAGGACCCGTCCACCGGGGAGACCctcatctgtgccaaatgtccaCCCGGCACGCACATGGCCGCGCACTGCACAGCCACCACGGCCACCAGGTGCGCGCCGTGCAAAGGCGAACTCTACACCGAGCTGTGGAACTACCTGCCCAGGTGTCTGTACTGCAACAACTTCTGCTATGAGaaccaggaggtggagaaggagtgtaCGGCGGTCAGCAACAGGGTCTGCCGCTGCAAAGAGGGCTTCTACTGGGCCGATAacttctgtatcagacacacggAGTGCGGCCCCGGACACGGAGTTCAAACGAAaggtatttatcagtgaaaagatcgtttcttcacatttcatctttgAAAACAAAGAAACGCAATAATCAAAGTCTCGGTAGCTTAATGTTTTACAAGAGTAGCAGCCCCGAAACAATCGTATTTAAAGTTAAGTGTAAAGTGAAAATCCACGAAGCGCATGGAAACACGCTCCATCACCTGCGCTCTCCGCAGCCACAACGGTATTTTAAAAGCATTCTAATGATCCCAACTgcgctgttgttttctttaggtacatcacaaagcaacactgtttGTGAAGAATGTGCCGAGGGCTTCTTCTCCAACTCATCTTCCGCGCTGGATTCGTGCGTAAATCACCAGGAATGCGCAAGCGGACAGATAGTGCTCCTGCCCGGCTCCATCGACCACGACACGATGTGTGGCACCTGCGAGGATCTTGCAAATGGAGGTGTGTACCTTGTACAGTTGGTTgtaactataataataataataataataatattaataataataataataataataataataacactcgATTATCACAATTCACGACAAGTTACACCACAGTTGGATTTCAAACTCACGCGGTACAATTCCTTTCCCAGCTGAGATCTCCAGAGCTTTCCTCTCAGGATTCTTCAGTATGCACAGGATGCGCGTGgcaaaaatgaagaaatttgTCGCCAGGTGAGCCCGCGCGCTGTGGAATCCCCTCTGTCAATCACACTcatcccttttcttcttcttcgtgtcGCTTTTCAACTACTCCCTTCACCTCTGATTCACTTAATACGACGATGCCAATAAACCATCGTCTTCCTCCAACAGGTACATTCATAAGTCAGGAGAGGTGAGGCGCGTCAGGGGCGCGGGTATCCCGAGGCAGAGAGGTCCTCTCCTGGATCAGATCAGACGTTGGCTGGCCGAGGCTCCAGAAGAGCAGCTGAAAAAATTGCCAGAGATGCTGAGGGCCACGCAGCTCGGCTACATGGCAGAAAAACTGGAGAGCAGACTTCATGAGGTTCAGCAGCAGACCCCAAACTGCACTGTAACACTGATATAAGACTGACGGAGCGGTACACACAGTATAGAATAACACATACCTCTTTCTCTAAGGTtgagaacatttgaaaacaagtatttaacttattttcatttctctgttaaTTGAGCTTGTAAGGTTGCAGTGATGTGTCGTGGAAAAAttggaatcaatcaatcaaatcgGAATCACATGGGATCTTTTCCTACTGCAAAATGTACAGATGAATCAGGATACTGAACAAAGGCTGCACTGAGCAAGATGTTGTGTTGATACTGCCTTCAGGGTTGTTTGTGCATCAAAACTTGGGTCAGATTACTTCAAATTTATCAGGACAAATAACTAACGGTGCAAATTTGGGAGAAACCTCACGagtgaatgtgaaatatgcaaatatcgTGAACATGACTGGATACTCAAGTGTCACATAGCACATTCCAAATCTGTTTGTTACGAAAGTGAGCTGTAActaaatgaaatgtgatgatAGAAATGTAtgatgttctgtaaaatgttgtgaTATCTAATTGAAAACTGTTTGTCCCATGCGGCAGCTGAATAAAGTACTTGTTGTAATCTAAACTGCATGTAACCGCCTCTATCAAGAACGCTGTGGCTGCCTGCAGGCTGTACTTTAACCAAGTCGCCACAAGGTGTCGCCATCTTTCCTTCTTCACTACTCCTTGCGGGATAAAACGGTTCAGCACATACGGAcactaacatgttcacaaaccGTATCAGAGACAGTGACGTGAgttactgaaatatttttctcattcattcatatatccATATTTTTTCCATAACCATTAAAACGAAATAACtacatgaacaaaaagcagttttgtaATATTCCTTCCAAGAATTAATCTTGGGACATTCAGTGCGTTTGTAAGAGAGTGTTTCTAATTTCCCATTGTTAGCATATATATGCATTTCCATTATTTCTACAGGATCAGCTGGACAGCCTCCagtattttcaagtatttattattattattttagtttaaaaagaGTAggcctctctgcagaggagatgacatcacctctgtctGCATCATCATAATGTTCCCACAGGCATTGAGAACTCGTTATAGGATAGTTACAGTCTGGCCTGTATTCTCCTATCTCCTATTTTATAGTACAGCCCCCTCCTGTGCTTCAATACAAGCATGAGATTGGTCATGATGGCcttattaataatgataataataatcaccatcatcatcatcatcatataaCAACAACACTCGATTATCACAATTGAGGACTAGTTACACCACAGTTTGGATTTCAAACTCACGCGGTACAATTCCTTTCTCAGTTGAGATGTCCAGAGCTTTCCTCTCAGGATTTCCTCAGTATGCACAGGATGCACGTggcaaaaatgtgcatcattaaCTTGGGTCAGATTACTTCAAATTTATCAGGACAAATAACTAGCGGTGCAAATTTGGGAGAAACTTCACGagtgaatgtgaaatatgcaaaaatCGTGAACATGACTGTGGCTTTCTGTccagtgatcacatgactgatgcATAAAAGTCCAATAATGAACAGTAAGTTCAAGTGATTCTTTAGAAATGAGAGAAGTGACTGAAAGATGGTGATAAACTGTTGAAGGGAATAAAAACGTCTTATAAAGCTGGGAaagctcctccatcacctccaaccatcattttaaacactgagaATTCAAAATCGGCAGAAATGTAAATTACATTAAGAAGAAAATAGTTTTGACAGTCTCTGCAAAGCATTTATTCTCAAGGACAGAAAAGGACAGCTTTGATCAGCAGGACTCAAACAGGGACGataagagaaaagcagcaactctgGATCTGTTTTTTTACTCTCCAACATCTGCAGCTCAGAGCTAAATAAACGACTTTTAAACAGTCTTTAATTTTTACCTTTTAGTGActatttctgcttcatttgtGGGcgtttgcagaaatgctgcttcctcacaggtctcggtttatgactgagggtgatgggcttctGCTATCAGACCCTCAACACGATGAAACTCTCgggcttcttttaaatctcatcttaaAACTTTCATTCTTTTTGAATTCTGACCTCAGTTGCAatgagagtaactcattcatgtcgatttggttgcgacctaagcagtgtgcttgtgtttcagttcaaagactgtgatctctgctctaaaatgtccatgcagccaatcacacagatgctgtcattaacctgcactcctgctgatttggtcagccgggctgtcaatcacccctgttctcaacacaccaaaacaattaaccactggaatataaagtagtcacacctgtgacctttttcttcctgtttataattataagacacactttggtttttctgctacaagtccaatagctttatttcaggctgttaacaatcctatctacacaaacaagacactttagccaccacctaattccatcaagtcaaatacaatttgtattgggtttagtttaaatttgtttattttatcgaaaTGGTTCCttctttggagttacatttcattttgtttttggaaaaaaatctgaaggTAATTTATGATAGGGAGggtcatcaaatttcaaaaaataacttcctgcagctcttcttctttgtcttcttcttcgttgcgagttggatgttttcttgcgtcaggtgttggatgtcttcgttccttgctgcctcttcgtgggcccatattttgtctttgaccagcagcatccgttccagctcttccgtttctttttcccactgctctgctcttctggcccaactctctgacagtctgGAAAGCTTCTCTTTGCACTTGtctctgtcgtctgagagctcctttcgaaagctctcctctctctcagagagctccttctggtggcttcggTCTTTTGCCGCCAGCAGCCGCTCTTGTAGTTCTTCACAGGTCactttgctctgatttagagaagactctgcgtcagtcagctgggccaaggtgacgatgtaagcattggttcgagctcatatgcaactttattagcagcttcctcgtaacattgtgccaacaacattgtcttttaatccaggctgcttggtctccaggtgaagcagttttcaggcttcatcgcctcattagagagccggtcGCTCCATATGATGatgtgtgtgggaatcacctgtcgacaAATCCAGATTTCAAGCAGGACTCCTGATATTGTCTGTTAAAAACgttctttttcttggaagtcgtcgctcttcttctgtctcttcactgggccttttccccttcgcaaagaaactttaCAAACACGTCTGTTTAccttgtgggttaaatttgacCGCTCGAGTGACCGAGATGCAACCGAGagaatccggtcatttttcaaaataaaagatcgttcgactcagataataaataaaacggaaataattaattatttcttgtgcggaCCGGTATCATTTGATCCACGGACGGTACCGGCCAAAATACAGTagtatactgttaaaataaataacagtggatgtgctgtaaaattacCACACTACCCACTGTTTTCCTATGGTAATATATTGTAATTCAAAATACAGTACTATACTGTAAAATAAGGTGCATtgtaaaataacaatgaaatacTGGCGCCCCTGCTACCTCCATTATGTAAATggaggtggacaaaatgaaaaactgtgagTAATGTCACAAATGCATCCTCCACAATCTGtggtgttcctgctgctgaacagcattttattccatgttgcacagagtgacacacatgaaaaatggaatCAGATGTTCACAAAGGTTCACACTagactttctttccttcaaACTTTTCAGTGCAAAGGAGATTTTTGCCCTCAAAGAAATGAGTTTAACCCCCAAAGActgaatgattattattatgaagcaTTGTATTAATAGTATGATGccaatgtgttatttttatttatgccCATATCTGAATCAGGTTTTCAAATTATACCTCGTACATGATGTAcataacactgtatttatatgttgaTTGCCATCGTGTCTtacttaaaggaaaaaaaactttgatgATCATTGGTGCTAGTCAGTCATGTGTCTACATCGGTGGAGGAATGTAACACAGGACACTTACTCTGGTACTTCTACAGTCCAGAGTTGAGTTAGTTCTACTTAATCGAAGGATTTCCTAATGGAACTGTGTACCTTTAACTTTactgcatctcagaggcaaatacagTTTGCCTGcttctactccattacatctgacagctttagttactggttactcTTCAGACTAGTTTTTCATACCCTCCCTGTCCAGCTATTGTTCCTTTATGGCTTGAgaaacttcttgtttttctccagccaaataaactgttcaaaaacCTTCTTGGATTTGCTGGAAACGACTTTGTCatgaagctggaaacaggacctttttttcagagctcatgaaaagaagactt
Above is a window of Chelmon rostratus isolate fCheRos1 chromosome 8, fCheRos1.pri, whole genome shotgun sequence DNA encoding:
- the LOC121610816 gene encoding tumor necrosis factor receptor superfamily member 6B-like, with translation MHIISMLLLALPLLLSGVLCDASVEESVPTYERQDPSTGETLICAKCPPGTHMAAHCTATTATRCAPCKGELYTELWNYLPRCLYCNNFCYENQEVEKECTAVSNRVCRCKEGFYWADNFCIRHTECGPGHGVQTKGTSQSNTVCEECAEGFFSNSSSALDSCVNHQECASGQIVLLPGSIDHDTMCGTCEDLANGAEISRAFLSGFFSMHRMRVAKMKKFVARYIHKSGEVRRVRGAGIPRQRGPLLDQIRRWLAEAPEEQLKKLPEMLRATQLGYMAEKLESRLHEVQQQTPNCTVTLI